The following are from one region of the Alphaproteobacteria bacterium genome:
- a CDS encoding LacI family DNA-binding transcriptional regulator encodes MSGRAAGKRRQVPRSSVTIQDVADRAGVSTATVSRALMTPDRVRAETREQVLQAVAATGYTPNRAARSLRARKAMMAMVIVPNVGNPFFSEVLRGIDAALSENGYGLIIGNLDNSHARERHFVDLAFAGQVDGVLLMNGWMPVKDDRQLQDAGVPIVSVGTNVIETEVPMIIVQNREASEEIACHLTGLGHRRLGYISGPLGNWVDAQRWQGYREGAAATGLDPDSIVRWGGRFDFRAGSAAGAAFLAMAPAQRPTGVFAASDEIAIGFLKVVRSAGVRVPEDVSVVGFDGIEYADYCEPTLTTVHQPRHELGRAGAMVLLRMLDQPAWQPPMRTDLKAKLIVRDSTGPAPAAAGSADRR; translated from the coding sequence ATGAGCGGAAGGGCCGCCGGCAAGCGCCGTCAGGTGCCGCGCAGCAGCGTGACCATACAGGACGTCGCCGACCGCGCCGGCGTGTCGACGGCCACGGTCAGCCGCGCGCTGATGACCCCGGACCGGGTGCGGGCCGAAACGCGCGAGCAGGTGCTGCAGGCCGTCGCCGCCACCGGCTACACGCCCAATCGCGCCGCGCGGTCGCTGCGCGCACGCAAGGCGATGATGGCGATGGTGATCGTGCCCAACGTCGGCAATCCGTTCTTCTCGGAGGTGCTGCGCGGCATCGACGCGGCGCTGTCGGAGAACGGCTACGGCCTGATCATCGGCAACCTCGACAACTCCCACGCCAGGGAACGCCACTTCGTCGACCTCGCCTTCGCCGGCCAGGTCGACGGCGTGCTGCTGATGAATGGCTGGATGCCGGTGAAGGACGACCGCCAGTTGCAGGACGCGGGCGTGCCCATCGTTTCGGTCGGCACCAACGTGATCGAGACCGAGGTGCCGATGATCATCGTGCAGAACCGGGAGGCGTCGGAGGAGATCGCCTGCCATCTGACCGGCCTCGGCCACCGCCGGCTCGGCTACATCTCCGGGCCGCTCGGCAACTGGGTCGACGCGCAGCGCTGGCAGGGCTACCGCGAGGGCGCGGCGGCGACCGGCCTCGACCCGGACAGCATCGTGCGCTGGGGCGGGCGTTTCGACTTCCGTGCCGGTTCGGCCGCCGGCGCGGCCTTCCTGGCGATGGCGCCGGCGCAGCGGCCGACCGGCGTCTTCGCCGCCAGCGACGAGATCGCGATCGGGTTCCTGAAGGTGGTGCGCTCGGCCGGCGTGCGGGTGCCCGAGGACGTTTCGGTGGTCGGCTTCGACGGCATCGAGTATGCCGACTATTGCGAGCCGACGCTGACCACGGTGCACCAGCCGCGGCACGAACTGGGCCGGGCCGGGGCCATGGTGCTGCTGCGTATGCTGGACCAGCCGGCCTGGCAGCCGCCGATGCGGACCGACCTGAAGGCCAAGCTGATCGTGCGCGACAGCACCGGCCCGGCGCCGGCCGCGGCCGGTTCAGCCGACCGCCGATGA
- a CDS encoding XdhC family protein codes for MSASLAEVLARIDALRAAGDDFCVVTVVRTALATSAKAGAKAVVTADGTVHGFVGGGCVTGAVRRVALEAIGGGEPRLIRVKPKDEVAAAVDTDGVELHRSSCPSGGTVDLFLEPMSQPPRIAVCGASPVALALCRLARAMGNQVIAATLAEDRAKVADADRWVEGVALDGLRPRDAAVVVTQGKRDREALLAALGSAAGYVGMVGSRTKIGKLRAQIADAVPAERLAALRGPAGIAIGAIDPEEIALAILAEIIAVRRADVRAAAGASSAVG; via the coding sequence GTGAGCGCGAGCCTGGCCGAGGTCCTGGCCCGGATCGACGCGCTGCGCGCCGCGGGCGACGACTTCTGCGTCGTCACCGTGGTCCGCACCGCGCTCGCCACTTCGGCCAAGGCCGGGGCGAAGGCAGTGGTCACGGCGGACGGCACCGTGCACGGCTTCGTCGGCGGCGGCTGCGTGACCGGCGCGGTCCGCCGGGTTGCCCTGGAAGCCATCGGCGGCGGCGAGCCCAGGCTGATCCGCGTCAAGCCGAAGGACGAGGTCGCCGCGGCGGTCGACACCGACGGGGTCGAGCTGCACCGGTCGAGCTGCCCCAGCGGCGGCACGGTCGACCTGTTTCTCGAGCCGATGAGCCAGCCGCCGCGGATCGCGGTCTGCGGCGCGTCGCCGGTGGCGCTGGCGCTGTGCCGGCTGGCCCGCGCAATGGGCAACCAGGTGATCGCCGCGACGCTCGCCGAGGATCGCGCCAAGGTGGCCGATGCCGACCGCTGGGTGGAGGGCGTCGCGCTCGACGGCCTGCGGCCGCGCGACGCCGCGGTCGTTGTCACCCAGGGCAAGCGCGACCGCGAGGCGCTGCTCGCCGCCCTCGGCTCGGCGGCCGGTTATGTCGGCATGGTCGGAAGCCGCACCAAGATCGGCAAGCTGCGTGCGCAGATCGCCGACGCGGTGCCGGCGGAGCGGCTGGCGGCGCTGCGGGGGCCGGCCGGCATCGCCATCGGCGCGATCGATCCGGAGGAGATCGCGCTCGCCATCCTGGCCGAGATCATCGCCGTGCGCCGCGCCGACGTGCGCGCGGCGGCCGGCGCTTCATCGGCGGTCGGCTGA
- a CDS encoding VWA domain-containing protein, giving the protein MTATGAAVAGPAAVGRRAVGFVDHLRANDFAVGIGESAAALSLLNAMGPVPVAAMRQGLKTLLTGSHDEWQRFDDLFEAYWFGHGRVRTVTRTAGLAGGGSGRPAIWDGHLPDGAAARPGGAQGAVADDDAGEAAGRGRLVASQQKLSGSADLRQMTDPAELAAAEAVARRLAQAMRYRLSRRHRARAGAPRLDLRRTIRRNIGHGGEPLTLVGRERPDRPVRLVVFVDVSGSMHAYARVFLQFVRGLVGIWAEADAYLVHTRLVRVTDALRDGDPMRAMARLALMAEGFGGGTRLAAGLAAFNRSYARRAVNGRTVAVILSDGYDTDPPDRLAAELATLKQRVRRLVWLNPLLGWRDYAPVTRAMAAALPFIDHFAAAHSLDALAALEGELARL; this is encoded by the coding sequence ATGACCGCGACCGGCGCGGCGGTCGCCGGGCCGGCCGCCGTCGGGCGCCGGGCGGTCGGCTTCGTCGACCATCTCCGCGCCAACGACTTCGCGGTCGGGATCGGCGAATCCGCGGCGGCCCTGTCGCTGCTGAACGCGATGGGCCCGGTGCCGGTCGCCGCCATGCGGCAGGGCCTGAAGACGCTGCTGACCGGCTCGCACGACGAGTGGCAGCGCTTCGACGACCTGTTCGAGGCCTATTGGTTCGGCCATGGCCGTGTGCGCACCGTGACGCGCACCGCCGGGCTGGCGGGCGGCGGCAGCGGCCGGCCGGCGATCTGGGACGGCCACCTGCCCGATGGCGCCGCCGCGCGGCCGGGCGGTGCGCAGGGGGCGGTGGCGGACGACGATGCCGGCGAGGCGGCCGGCCGCGGCCGGCTGGTCGCATCCCAACAGAAGCTCAGCGGCAGTGCCGACCTGCGCCAAATGACCGACCCGGCGGAGCTGGCGGCGGCCGAGGCGGTGGCCCGGCGGCTGGCCCAGGCGATGCGCTATCGGCTGTCGCGCCGCCATCGCGCGCGCGCCGGCGCGCCGCGGCTCGACCTGCGCCGCACGATCCGCCGCAACATCGGCCACGGCGGCGAGCCGCTGACGCTGGTCGGCCGCGAGCGGCCGGACCGGCCGGTTCGCCTGGTCGTCTTCGTCGACGTGTCCGGCTCGATGCACGCCTATGCGCGCGTGTTCCTGCAGTTCGTCCGCGGTCTGGTCGGCATCTGGGCCGAGGCCGACGCCTATCTCGTCCACACCCGCCTGGTCCGGGTCACCGACGCGCTGCGCGACGGCGACCCGATGCGGGCGATGGCGCGGCTGGCGCTGATGGCCGAGGGGTTCGGCGGCGGCACCCGGCTGGCCGCCGGCCTCGCCGCCTTCAACCGCAGCTACGCCCGCCGCGCGGTCAACGGCCGCACCGTCGCGGTGATCCTCAGCGACGGCTACGACACCGACCCGCCCGATCGGCTCGCCGCGGAACTGGCCACGCTGAAACAGCGGGTGCGTCGGCTGGTCTGGCTCAACCCGCTGCTGGGTTGGCGCGACTATGCGCCGGTCACCCGGGCGATGGCGGCCGCACTGCCGTTCATCGACCACTTCGCCGCCGCCCATTCGCTCGACGCGCTTGCCGCGCTTGAGGGGGAGCTGGCCCGGCTGTGA
- a CDS encoding MoxR family ATPase: MDHATDPTDPGALQARLEAAGYVPDQTIATALRLALTLKRPLLLEGEAGVGKTAVAQALATALAARLIRLQCYEGLDASAAIYEWNYQRQLLAIKASERAGLSADEVEDHIFSGKYLLRRPLLEAISQPEPPVLLIDEIDRADLEFEAYLLEVLADYQVTVPELGTIAATSIPCVILTSNGTRALSDALRRRCLYCWIDFPDPQRELAIIRHRLPDVEPALAGQVARFVAALRREDLDKVPGIAETLDWAAALMALDTRNLEGNPAAIHASLICLLKTERDLKSVTSEVVGRLVGQAA; this comes from the coding sequence ATGGACCACGCGACCGACCCGACGGATCCCGGCGCGCTGCAGGCCCGGCTGGAGGCGGCCGGCTATGTCCCGGACCAGACCATCGCCACCGCGCTGCGGCTGGCGCTGACGCTGAAGCGGCCGCTGTTGCTGGAGGGCGAGGCCGGCGTCGGCAAGACCGCGGTGGCGCAGGCGCTGGCGACGGCGCTGGCGGCCCGCCTGATCCGGCTGCAATGCTACGAGGGCTTGGATGCGAGCGCCGCCATCTACGAGTGGAACTACCAGCGCCAGCTGCTGGCCATCAAGGCCAGCGAGCGCGCGGGCCTGAGCGCCGACGAGGTCGAGGACCACATCTTTTCCGGCAAATACCTGCTGCGCCGGCCGCTGCTGGAGGCGATCAGCCAGCCGGAGCCGCCGGTGCTGCTGATCGACGAGATCGACCGCGCCGACCTGGAGTTCGAGGCCTATCTGCTGGAGGTACTGGCCGACTACCAGGTCACGGTGCCGGAGCTGGGCACCATCGCCGCCACCTCGATCCCGTGCGTGATCCTGACATCCAACGGCACCCGGGCGCTGTCCGACGCGCTGCGCCGGCGCTGCCTGTATTGCTGGATCGATTTCCCGGATCCGCAGCGGGAGCTGGCGATCATCCGTCACCGGCTGCCGGACGTCGAGCCCGCGCTGGCCGGGCAGGTCGCCCGCTTCGTCGCCGCCCTGCGCCGGGAGGACCTGGACAAGGTGCCGGGCATCGCGGAGACGCTGGACTGGGCGGCGGCGCTGATGGCGCTCGACACCCGCAACCTGGAAGGCAATCCGGCCGCGATCCATGCCAGCCTGATCTGCCTGTTGAAGACCGAGCGCGACCTCAAGTCGGTGACGTCCGAGGTGGTCGGCCGGCTGGTCGGGCAGGCGGCATGA
- a CDS encoding aerobic carbon-monoxide dehydrogenase large subunit, which produces MNAPTAPSAERLEKLQGLGCKRKRVEDARFTQGKGNYVDDIKLPGMLFGDFVRSPYGHARIKSIDASAALAVPGVKAVLTAADLKPLNLHYMPTLAGDVQAVLADEKVLFQYQEVAFVIAENRYAAADAVELVEVEYEELPALVDAKRAMAPDAPLLREDIKDKSEGAHGPRRHHNHIFTWEVGDADATSAALAAAEVVAEEDMTYQRVHPCPLETCGCVASMDKVNGKLTVWGTFQAPHAVRTVASLISNIPEHAIRIISPDIGGGFGNKVGVYPGYICAIVASIVTGVPVKWIEDRMENLAATAFARDYHMRGRIAATRDGRITGLECKVIADHGAFDACADPTKFPAGFFNICTGSYDIPTAHVTVDGVYTNKAPGGVAYRCSFRVTEASYFIERMIDVLARKLQIDPAELRMKNFIRKEQFPYTSALGWEYDSGDYHTALQKALDTVDYAALRAEQAANRAAFARGETRSLMGVGVAFFTEIVGAGPVKNCDILGLGMFDSCEIRIHPTGSAIARLGTISQGQGHATTFAQILASEIGIPADKITVEEGDTDTAPYGLGTYGSRSTPVAGAATAMAGRKIRAKAQMIAAYLLEVHEDDLEWDVDRFQIKGNPEKAKTMAEIAFAAYNQAIPGLEPGLEAVSYYDPPNMTYPFGAYVCVVDVDVDTGVTAVRRFYALDDCGTRINPMVIEGQVHGGLTEALAIAMGQEIAYDEIGNIKGGSLMDFFLPTAVETPTWETDWTVTPSPHHPIGAKGVGESPNVGGVSAFSNAVCDAFAHLGLTHTQMPHDHWRVWMTADRLGLHG; this is translated from the coding sequence ATGAACGCGCCGACCGCACCCTCGGCCGAACGGCTGGAGAAGCTCCAGGGCCTCGGCTGCAAGCGCAAGCGGGTCGAAGACGCCCGTTTCACCCAGGGCAAGGGCAACTACGTCGACGACATCAAGCTGCCGGGCATGCTGTTCGGCGACTTCGTCCGCTCGCCCTACGGACACGCCCGCATCAAGTCGATCGACGCCTCGGCCGCGCTCGCCGTGCCGGGCGTCAAGGCGGTGCTGACCGCCGCCGACCTGAAGCCGCTGAACCTGCACTACATGCCGACCCTGGCCGGCGACGTGCAGGCGGTGCTGGCCGACGAGAAGGTGCTGTTCCAGTACCAGGAGGTCGCCTTCGTCATCGCCGAGAACCGCTATGCCGCCGCCGACGCGGTCGAGCTGGTCGAGGTCGAGTACGAGGAGCTGCCTGCCCTGGTCGACGCCAAGAGGGCGATGGCCCCGGATGCGCCGCTGCTGCGCGAGGACATCAAGGACAAGTCGGAGGGTGCCCACGGCCCGCGCCGGCACCACAACCACATCTTCACCTGGGAGGTCGGCGACGCCGACGCCACCTCCGCCGCGCTGGCCGCCGCCGAGGTGGTGGCCGAGGAGGACATGACCTACCAGCGCGTCCACCCCTGCCCGCTGGAAACCTGCGGCTGCGTCGCCTCGATGGACAAGGTCAACGGCAAGCTGACCGTCTGGGGCACCTTCCAGGCGCCGCACGCGGTGCGCACGGTGGCCTCGCTGATCTCCAACATCCCGGAGCACGCCATCCGCATCATCTCGCCGGACATCGGCGGCGGCTTCGGCAACAAGGTCGGCGTCTATCCCGGCTACATCTGCGCCATCGTCGCCTCGATCGTCACCGGCGTGCCGGTGAAGTGGATCGAGGACCGGATGGAAAACCTGGCCGCGACCGCCTTCGCCCGCGACTATCACATGCGGGGCCGCATCGCGGCCACCCGCGACGGGCGCATCACCGGACTGGAATGCAAGGTGATCGCCGACCACGGCGCGTTCGACGCCTGCGCCGATCCGACCAAGTTCCCGGCCGGCTTCTTCAACATCTGCACCGGCTCCTACGACATCCCGACCGCCCATGTGACGGTCGACGGCGTCTACACCAACAAGGCGCCCGGCGGCGTCGCCTATCGCTGCTCGTTCCGCGTGACCGAGGCGTCCTACTTCATCGAGCGGATGATCGACGTGCTCGCCCGCAAGCTGCAGATCGATCCGGCCGAGCTGCGCATGAAGAACTTCATCCGCAAGGAGCAATTCCCCTACACCTCGGCGCTGGGCTGGGAATACGACAGCGGCGACTATCACACCGCGCTGCAGAAGGCGCTGGACACGGTCGACTACGCGGCGCTGCGCGCCGAGCAGGCGGCCAACCGGGCGGCATTCGCGCGCGGCGAGACCCGCAGCCTGATGGGCGTGGGCGTCGCCTTCTTCACCGAGATCGTCGGTGCCGGCCCGGTGAAGAATTGCGACATCCTCGGGCTGGGCATGTTCGACAGCTGCGAGATCCGCATCCATCCCACCGGCAGCGCCATCGCCCGGCTCGGCACCATCAGCCAGGGCCAGGGTCACGCCACCACCTTCGCCCAGATCCTGGCGTCGGAGATCGGCATCCCGGCCGACAAGATCACGGTGGAGGAGGGCGACACCGACACCGCGCCCTATGGCCTCGGCACCTACGGCTCGCGCTCGACCCCGGTGGCCGGCGCCGCCACCGCGATGGCCGGCCGAAAGATCCGGGCCAAGGCGCAGATGATCGCGGCCTACCTGCTGGAGGTGCACGAGGACGACCTGGAATGGGACGTCGACCGGTTCCAGATCAAGGGCAACCCGGAGAAGGCGAAGACGATGGCCGAGATTGCCTTCGCCGCCTACAACCAGGCGATCCCGGGGCTGGAGCCGGGGCTGGAGGCGGTCAGCTACTACGACCCGCCGAACATGACCTATCCGTTCGGCGCCTATGTCTGCGTGGTCGACGTCGACGTCGACACCGGCGTCACCGCGGTCCGCCGCTTCTATGCCCTCGACGACTGCGGCACCCGCATCAACCCGATGGTGATCGAGGGCCAGGTCCATGGCGGCCTGACCGAGGCGCTGGCCATCGCCATGGGCCAGGAGATCGCCTATGACGAGATCGGCAACATCAAGGGCGGCAGCCTGATGGACTTCTTCCTGCCGACCGCGGTGGAGACGCCGACGTGGGAGACCGACTGGACCGTCACCCCGTCGCCGCACCATCCGATCGGCGCCAAGGGCGTCGGCGAATCGCCCAATGTCGGCGGCGTCTCGGCCTTCTCCAATGCGGTCTGCGACGCCTTCGCCCACCTCGGCCTGACCCATACCCAGATGCCGCACGACCACTGGCGGGTGTGGATGACCGCCGACAGGCTGGGGCTGCACGGCTGA
- a CDS encoding (2Fe-2S)-binding protein: MGKMHVKMTVNGKAVEALAEPRTLLIHFLREDQALTGPHIGCDTGHCGACTVDLDGRSVKSCMVFVAQANGGKVTTIEGIANPDGTLHAIQEAFREHHGLQCGYCTPGMITRAYRLLQENSNPTEQEIRYGISGNLCRCTGYQNIVKAIRAAAESLSVKEAAE; this comes from the coding sequence ATGGGCAAGATGCACGTCAAGATGACGGTCAACGGCAAGGCGGTGGAGGCGCTGGCCGAGCCGCGCACTCTGCTGATCCACTTCCTGCGCGAGGACCAGGCGCTGACCGGGCCGCACATCGGCTGCGACACCGGCCATTGCGGCGCCTGCACGGTCGACCTCGACGGCCGGTCGGTGAAGTCCTGCATGGTGTTCGTCGCCCAGGCCAACGGCGGCAAGGTCACCACCATCGAAGGCATCGCCAATCCGGACGGCACGCTGCATGCGATCCAGGAGGCGTTCCGCGAGCACCACGGCCTGCAGTGCGGCTATTGCACGCCGGGGATGATCACCCGCGCTTATCGGCTGCTGCAGGAGAACAGCAACCCGACCGAGCAGGAGATCCGCTACGGCATCTCCGGCAACCTGTGCCGCTGCACCGGCTATCAGAACATCGTCAAGGCGATCCGCGCCGCGGCCGAATCGCTCAGCGTGAAGGAGGCCGCGGAATGA